The DNA window TCCGATGTTACTTGATGGGAAGTCCGGCAGCAGCCTTGAAAAGGGTGAGACTCTTGAAGACACCGTTTTAAATGTCGCTGCGATGAAGCCGGCGTTCCTGGTGATTCGCTCTGGAGACGACCTGGATTTCAATGCCATTGCTGCGCAAGTTTCAATGCCCATTATAAATGCTGGTTGGGGAAAAAAAGGGCATCCCACGCAGGCGCTGCTGGATGCATACACCATCAGGAAGCATTTAGGTTCTATTGAGAATCAAAAAGTTCTGATTGTCGGGGATGCTCGTCACTCTCGAGTGGCAGCTTCGCACCTCGAACTTGCCGCTAAGTTGAACTACGAAGTCGCCTTCTGCGGACCGCAGGAGTTTTTGCCGGTTCACGCGAAGGTAAAAGTATTTGAGACATTGTCTGAGGGCCTGAAGTGGTGCTCGGTGGCCATGGCTTTGCGAGTACAGTTGGAGCGCCATCAAGGGCAGCACTCACT is part of the Bdellovibrio sp. GT3 genome and encodes:
- a CDS encoding aspartate carbamoyltransferase catalytic subunit, with amino-acid sequence MSSRTQHSILDLVNLEKEKIGRLFSTADQLAANPFLTSKGFGKTGALLFFEASTRTRMSFETACAHLGVYPMLLDGKSGSSLEKGETLEDTVLNVAAMKPAFLVIRSGDDLDFNAIAAQVSMPIINAGWGKKGHPTQALLDAYTIRKHLGSIENQKVLIVGDARHSRVAASHLELAAKLNYEVAFCGPQEFLPVHAKVKVFETLSEGLKWCSVAMALRVQLERHQGQHSLGNYRSDFGFTVENLKSLSKDALIMHPGPINQGTEMDTEVLQKDSRCRVLDQVSNGVLIRQAILLDVLGGL